AATCTTCGCACCGCGCGGTGGACCGTGTCCGCCGGACAGTGGTCCGACACTCGGTACCATGCTGACAGAGCAACAAGGTACGAGCCCAGCAGCATCAAGGAGGCCACGGTGTCCGACGTCCTCGCCCTGTGCGCAGCGGCCAAGGCGGGGGCGCCGACGCTGGCCGCTACCTCGACCGCGCGGCGCGACGCTGTGCTCGCAGCGATGGCCGAGCGGATCGACGCGAGCCACGACGTCGTCCTGTCGGCGAATGCCGCTGACGTGGAGGCCGGTGCGTCGGCTGGCCTGTCGACGGCCATGCAGGACCGTCTGCGCCTCGACGCCGGACGGCTCGAGGGGATCGCCGCCGGTCTGCGCGCGCTGATCGACGCACCGGATCCGCTCGGGCGGGTCGTACGGGGGTTCACGTTGCCCAACGGGCTCGACGTCCGTCAGGTCACCGTTCCGCTGGGCGTGATCGCGATGGTCTACGAGGGGCGCCCGAACGTCACGGTCGACGCCGCCGGACTGGCGATCAAGAGCGGCAACGCGTGCGTGCTGCGGGGCTCGTCATCGGCGATCCGGTCGAACACCGCGTTCGCGGAGCTGCTGCGCGCGGCGCTGACCGAACAGGGCCTGCCGGCCGACCTCATCGGCCTGGTCGCCGACACGAGCCGTGACTCGGTCAAGGAGCTCGGACGCGCCCGCGGGCTCGTCGACCTGCTGATCCCGCGCGGCGGCGCCGGGCTCATCCAGGCGGTCGTCGCCGACTCGCAGGTGCCGGTGATCGAGACGGGCGTCGGCAACTGCCACGTCTACGTCGACCGCGCGGCCGACCTGGACATGGCGACGCGGATCGTGACCAACGCCAAGGCGCAGCGGCCCAGCGTCTGCAACGCCGCCGAGACCCTGCTGGTCCACCGCGACGTCGCCGCGGACTTCCTGCCCACCGTGGCGACCGCACTCGAGGCCGAGGGGGTCGAGCTACGTGGTGACGATGCCACGCGCGCCATCGTGGACGCGCAGCCGGCGACCGACGAGGACTGGGACACCGAGTACCTCGATCTGGTGATGGCGGTGGCGGTCGTCGACGACGTCGACGCGGCCATGGCCCACATCGCCCGGCACGGCACACTGCACACCGAGGCGATCGTCACCCAGGACCGCGCCGCTGCCCGCGCGTTCGTCGCGGGCGTCGACGCCGCGGCGGTGATGGTCAACGCGTCGACGCGGTTCACCGACGGCGGCGAGTTCGGATTCGGCGCCGAGATCGGCATCTCGACGCAGAAGCTGCACGCCCGTGGACCGATGGGGCTCACCGAGCTCGTGACGACCAAGTACGTGGTCGAAGGCGACGGCCAGGTGCGTGCCTAGGCGTCCTGTGGAGCTCCACGAGGGGTCGGGTGCCGTCGGCATCATGGGGGGCAGCTTCGACCCGATCCACCTGGGTCACCTGGTCACCGCCGAGCAGGCGCGTGCCGAGCTGGGTCTCGACGAGGTCGTGTTCATCCCCGCGGGAGATCAGCCGCAGAAGATCCACGCGACGTCGCCCGAGCTGCGCTACCTGATGACCGTGCTGGCGACGGCGGCCAACCCGGCGTTCTCGGTCAGCCGGCTCGAGATCGACCGGGACGGTCCCACATTCACGGTCGACACCCTGCGCCTCATGTGCGAGCGCCGGCCCGACGATCGTCTGTACTTCATCACCGGGGCCGACGCGATCCTGAGCATCCTCACCTGGAAGGACGCGGAGGAGTGCCTCGCGCTCGCGGACTTCGTGGCGGCCACCCGACCCGGCTACGACCTGCGCCGGTTGGACTCCGAAGGACTGCGCCGGCACGTGCGGATCCTGGACGTGCCGGCGCTGGCGATCTCGTCGTCGGACGTTCGGGCGCGGTTCGCCGCGGGGCGGCCCGTGCGCTACCTCATCCCGCTGGAGGTCGAGCAGTTCGCTCGCAAGTACCGGCTATACGACAGCAGCCACGTTCGCGAATAGAGTAGTGGTGCACGACGCCCGAGCACACGGAGAATCAGACCCTGGTCGCCGTCGACACCGACACCTCGAAGTCCCTCGCCCGCAACGCCGCCTCCGCGGCAGAGAACAAGAAGGCCACTGACGTCGTCATCCTCGACGTCGGCGACCTGGTCGGCATCACCGACTTCTTCGTCATCGCCTCGACCAGCAACCCGCGGCAGCTCGACACGGTCGCCGATGAGGTCCACTCCGCGCTCAAGGCGGATGGCCGGGCGCCGCTGCGCAGGGAGGGCGCCACGCCCGACGGCTGGATGGTGCTCGACTACGGTGACGTCGTGGTCCACGTGTTCACCGAGGCGCAGCGCGACTACTACGACCTCGAGCGGCTGTGGGCCGACGCCCCCCGCATCGAGGTCGGTGCGACCGCCTCCTAGACCGGCGCCGCGATGCCCGCCGATCGCATCCTGCTGATACGCCACGCCCAGTCGCAGTGGAACGCGGAAGGCCGCTGGCAGGGTCAGCAGGGACCGGGGCTGTCCGCGCTCGGCCATCGGCAGGCCGAGGCCACCGCGGCGTTCCTGTCCGCTCGGGCGGACGACGTGCGTTCGCTGGTCAGCAGCGAC
This genomic window from Euzebyales bacterium contains:
- the nadD gene encoding nicotinate-nucleotide adenylyltransferase, which gives rise to MELHEGSGAVGIMGGSFDPIHLGHLVTAEQARAELGLDEVVFIPAGDQPQKIHATSPELRYLMTVLATAANPAFSVSRLEIDRDGPTFTVDTLRLMCERRPDDRLYFITGADAILSILTWKDAEECLALADFVAATRPGYDLRRLDSEGLRRHVRILDVPALAISSSDVRARFAAGRPVRYLIPLEVEQFARKYRLYDSSHVRE
- a CDS encoding glutamate-5-semialdehyde dehydrogenase; the encoded protein is MSAGQWSDTRYHADRATRYEPSSIKEATVSDVLALCAAAKAGAPTLAATSTARRDAVLAAMAERIDASHDVVLSANAADVEAGASAGLSTAMQDRLRLDAGRLEGIAAGLRALIDAPDPLGRVVRGFTLPNGLDVRQVTVPLGVIAMVYEGRPNVTVDAAGLAIKSGNACVLRGSSSAIRSNTAFAELLRAALTEQGLPADLIGLVADTSRDSVKELGRARGLVDLLIPRGGAGLIQAVVADSQVPVIETGVGNCHVYVDRAADLDMATRIVTNAKAQRPSVCNAAETLLVHRDVAADFLPTVATALEAEGVELRGDDATRAIVDAQPATDEDWDTEYLDLVMAVAVVDDVDAAMAHIARHGTLHTEAIVTQDRAAARAFVAGVDAAAVMVNASTRFTDGGEFGFGAEIGISTQKLHARGPMGLTELVTTKYVVEGDGQVRA
- the rsfS gene encoding ribosome silencing factor, which encodes MVAVDTDTSKSLARNAASAAENKKATDVVILDVGDLVGITDFFVIASTSNPRQLDTVADEVHSALKADGRAPLRREGATPDGWMVLDYGDVVVHVFTEAQRDYYDLERLWADAPRIEVGATAS